One Pseudonocardia sediminis DNA window includes the following coding sequences:
- the cutA gene encoding divalent-cation tolerance protein CutA: MADLLSVSTAVPSRAAAIVLARSVISSGLAAGSQVAGPVGSVFWHAGEFGEGEEWVVSFKTTAARYDELEAHLIEHHKWQNPEVTAVPIARASVAYVEWVERVTAK, translated from the coding sequence ATGGCCGATCTCTTGTCCGTCTCGACGGCGGTACCCAGCCGCGCCGCCGCAATTGTTCTTGCGCGTTCGGTGATTTCGTCTGGCCTGGCGGCAGGTAGTCAAGTTGCAGGGCCGGTTGGTTCGGTCTTCTGGCATGCCGGTGAGTTCGGCGAGGGCGAGGAGTGGGTGGTCTCGTTCAAGACCACCGCCGCTCGCTACGACGAACTGGAGGCGCACCTCATCGAGCACCACAAGTGGCAGAACCCCGAGGTGACGGCGGTACCGATCGCTCGTGCGTCAGTGGCGTACGTCGAGTGGGTGGAGCGCGTCACCGCGAAGTAG
- a CDS encoding ImmA/IrrE family metallo-endopeptidase, translating into MADTLVERYDLTPPVDVLALLEGVADVEHLVWEQSVDGLVLGLSHPGRPRAFLRMNQPSRRKRFTAAHEWGHISIPWHTESLESCHIDNSAYSALGVREREANEFASRVLMPDRYMKRLVTESLNVADWLQGVAYCDVSAHAGLISLVDYLPSGYTFALHQGDALSPKLFRSSGTPIVLSGGRKPVESLVASSFRSGKIDLNGKQVWWFQHIDTSLPPRGSASSAQLLAEIVSRYGRELRPGRPTDKAINSVIGGKLGRRDRMSLGQMLGVLKLHMQSDPDLQPLLADPTFEELLLVRVYEIAEKDKANGRSQ; encoded by the coding sequence TTGGCTGACACGCTCGTTGAGCGGTACGATCTTACACCTCCTGTGGATGTTCTCGCACTCCTTGAAGGTGTCGCGGATGTAGAGCACTTGGTCTGGGAACAGTCGGTAGATGGTCTTGTTCTGGGTCTGTCCCACCCGGGGCGTCCACGGGCGTTTCTGCGCATGAACCAGCCGTCGAGACGTAAGCGATTCACGGCGGCCCATGAGTGGGGTCATATTTCGATTCCATGGCATACGGAGTCGCTTGAGTCGTGCCACATCGATAATTCTGCGTACTCTGCGCTTGGTGTGCGGGAGCGGGAGGCAAACGAATTCGCATCTCGAGTGCTGATGCCGGATCGCTACATGAAGCGGCTAGTGACTGAGTCATTGAATGTCGCGGATTGGCTTCAAGGCGTCGCGTACTGCGACGTTAGCGCCCACGCCGGATTGATCTCACTGGTGGACTACCTTCCGAGTGGGTACACGTTCGCCCTGCATCAAGGGGATGCGCTCTCGCCCAAGCTGTTCCGGTCGAGCGGGACTCCAATCGTTCTGTCAGGTGGACGTAAACCGGTGGAATCGCTGGTGGCGTCCAGCTTCCGTAGTGGCAAGATTGATCTAAATGGTAAGCAGGTGTGGTGGTTTCAGCACATCGACACCTCGCTTCCGCCGCGTGGATCTGCATCGTCGGCTCAGCTGCTAGCGGAGATTGTCTCGCGCTATGGGCGCGAGCTGCGACCGGGGCGTCCTACGGATAAGGCAATCAACAGCGTTATCGGCGGAAAGCTCGGGCGTCGTGATCGCATGAGTCTCGGTCAGATGTTGGGTGTCTTGAAGTTGCATATGCAGTCAGATCCAGATTTGCAACCACTCCTGGCGGACCCCACCTTCGAGGAACTGCTCTTGGTTCGTGTGTACGAGATCGCAGAGAAGGACAAGGCCAACGGTCGAAGTCAGTAG
- a CDS encoding colicin E3/pyocin S6 family cytotoxin — MPDEVSHGLRPDDWPPPSPVPIPEGCYLKSGDVEYLGFVHGSQRWRSRDEPRLYTWDRQHGHIELFNKRGRHLGVLDAFTGAMIGPPVPGRRIDV, encoded by the coding sequence GTGCCAGATGAGGTATCGCACGGATTGCGCCCAGATGACTGGCCGCCTCCGTCACCCGTGCCGATACCCGAAGGCTGCTATCTCAAGAGTGGCGATGTCGAGTACCTCGGATTCGTGCACGGAAGTCAGCGCTGGCGCTCCAGGGACGAACCACGGCTCTACACCTGGGACCGCCAGCACGGGCACATCGAACTCTTTAACAAGCGAGGGCGCCACCTGGGTGTACTTGACGCCTTCACAGGTGCGATGATAGGTCCGCCAGTTCCTGGGAGGAGGATCGATGTCTGA